TGTATAACCCAAAACTTGGCGAAAAGGTCTTACCTGTATGTTTTCCGCCACCTATAAAAGCTTATTTACCAATATCAATACTATCTAATATTGCAACTGCAAATTCAAAAAATTATAACTGGATTATGTACAATTTTATTCAAATTTATAAATATATTGACAATGATAAAGTTGAAACATTTCCTATTCAACCATTTATGTATTTTGACCAGGCGAGTATATCATGTACTTGTATTGACCAAACAGTTATGGACATTAATCCAATTAATCTTATTGATAATATAATTAATTGGATTAATAAAATGAATTATGTAGTAGTCTATGTAAATGAGGGTATTCTACCTAATACACGTCTTTATCAAAGAAAAGATTTTTTACATTCTCAATTTATATTTGGATACGATAAATCAAATAGTATTTTTAAGGTATTAAATTTTTCAAAAGAGAATAATGATATGTCCATACTAGACGTATCGTTTAAAGACCTATCCTATGCATTTTCTCATAGTTCAACATCAGAATTATATAAAAACGAGAAGGTTTCTCAAAGCTTAAAAGGAAAAGAATTTTGTATTCAATTATTAAAGTATAAACTTGAGGATAAAAGTTACACAGAATATGAGTTGAATTTAGATATTATAAAGAATAGTATAAGACAATACATCCATGGTGAAAATACTTCTTATGATACGAATTATTTTACAGGTTTTATACAAGGAAGTTGGGGAATAAATGTTTACGAAGATATTACTGGAATGTTAAAGCGCGAAATAATTGATCCTAGAATTTTTTGTTTATTATATGAGCATAAATTTTTTATGAAAGAGAGATTATTATTATTTGATAAATTACTTGGATTAGAATTTGATAATGTTATAGATAAAGCTAGTATATTAAAGGGATTAAGTTTTAAATATATGTTCAATAAAAATATAAAAGCGATTGATAAAATGATACAAATATTACATGAATTAAAAGAAGAGGAAATTGAGTGCTTGGCTAAATTATATACATAAAATTTTGCTGCTGTTAAGCAAAATAGAAACCTAAAAATATTTAATTTAAAGATTTAAATAACAGACTATCATAAACTTTCGAAAAGTAAGTGGTTTATAATGGTCTGTTATTTTTACTTTATAATAATGTTAGATTATAAAATAAATGCCAAAAGACGATTAGCAGAAGGTATAGTTTATTTGGAATAATAGCACCTTTTGCCAGTATTAAGTTAATGTAATAATTAAGTAAATTAGTACAAAAGTACATACAACTGGTAAGTGGACGGGTGTCACTAACCAGTTTAGCAGACCTTTTATATTAAAATAATCATGCAAAGGAAAGTGAGTTAATATGAAAAACAATTATTTATTTACATCAGAATCAGTAACGTCAGGTCACCCTGACAAAATGTGTGATATGATATCAGATGCTGTATTAGATGCGTATATTGAGCAAGATCCATACTCTAGAGTAGCTTGTGAAGTATCAGCAACAACAGGCATAGTATTAGTTATGGGAGAGATAACATCAACTGCCACAGTGAATATTTCAAAAGTAGTACGTGAAACAATTAAAGATATCGGATATATAGGTGAAAAGTTTGGGTTTAACGCAGAAACATGTGCCATTATATCAGCTATAGACAAGCAGTCAGAAGATATAAGCTTAGGAGTAAATAATTCTTTTGAGCATAGGCAGAAGGAAACAAAATGTAGTTTGTGTGACAATTGCTTAGAATCGGATGAATATGATATAATAGGTGCAGGAGATCAAGGAATTATGTTTGGATATGCCTGTAATGAGACGGAAACCCTAATGCCGGCACCTATTTATTATGCGCACAAAATTAGTGAAAGACTTAATATTGTTCGAAGTATGGGAATATTGGATTATTTAGGTCCGGATGGCAAGTCAATGGTAACATTCGAATACGATGGTAATAAGCCAGTTAGAATAGATACAATCGTGGTATCTGTTCAACACCTATCAGAGATTTTGCAAGAAAAAATACATGCAGATATAAACAATTTTGTCATAGGGGAAGTAATACCAAAGAACTTGATTGATGAAAATACGAAAATATATATAAATCCTACTGGAAGATTTGTAAAAGGAGGACCTTGTGCGGATACAGGGCTAACAGGTCGTAAGATTATTGTTGATACATATGGAGGTGTTGGCAGACATGGAGGTGGAGCATTCTCAGGAAAAGATCCTACAAAGGTAGATAGGACTGGTGCATATGCTGCGCGTTATGTTGCAAAAAATATTGTCGCCGCCAATATTGCAGAAAAGTTCGAGGTGCAGATTGCGTATGCAATAGGTCATGCTTACCCTGTTTCAATACATGTAAATACTTTCGGAACATCCTCTATTGCTGATGATAAAATTGTGAAAATGATATATGACCTATTTGATTTAAGACCGGCGTCATTAATTAATCAATTTAATATGAGGAAGCCAATTTATAAAAAACTTGCTGCGTATGGTCACCTTGGAAGAAATGATATTGAGACAGGTTGGGAGCAGATGAATAGAGTTAATGACATAAAAGAATACTTTCATATTAGCTAAATACTAAATAACATTATGATAAAAAGCCATAAAATAGCTTACATAAGTTCAGATGAAATCAAATATCAAAAACGAAAGGAATAGTGATTATTTAATGCTAAAGGAAGATATCTCTATACCGATTTATCCAACGAAAAAGATAATAGATATAAAAGCACAGAAAAAATACAATACTATCTTACAGATTGCATATCCTTTATGTGTTGCACTTAGAGAAGAGAAATTAATACCATGGATTTATGAAAACTACATGAAAATTTGTGGGTTTGAAGCGAAACATGATCGTTATGGAATGAATTATGATATTTATATTTATGATAATTTGTGTTATGCGAAAACTGATTTTATAGATAATAGAATCTTAAATTATTCTTATATTGATTTAAATACGATAAATAGTATTAATAATATTAATGATTTAATATATAGAAAGATATCGGATGATTTCAATATT
The nucleotide sequence above comes from Anaerocolumna cellulosilytica. Encoded proteins:
- the metK gene encoding methionine adenosyltransferase, which produces MKNNYLFTSESVTSGHPDKMCDMISDAVLDAYIEQDPYSRVACEVSATTGIVLVMGEITSTATVNISKVVRETIKDIGYIGEKFGFNAETCAIISAIDKQSEDISLGVNNSFEHRQKETKCSLCDNCLESDEYDIIGAGDQGIMFGYACNETETLMPAPIYYAHKISERLNIVRSMGILDYLGPDGKSMVTFEYDGNKPVRIDTIVVSVQHLSEILQEKIHADINNFVIGEVIPKNLIDENTKIYINPTGRFVKGGPCADTGLTGRKIIVDTYGGVGRHGGGAFSGKDPTKVDRTGAYAARYVAKNIVAANIAEKFEVQIAYAIGHAYPVSIHVNTFGTSSIADDKIVKMIYDLFDLRPASLINQFNMRKPIYKKLAAYGHLGRNDIETGWEQMNRVNDIKEYFHIS